In Gemmatimonadota bacterium, one genomic interval encodes:
- a CDS encoding response regulator, which yields MRQTILVIDDEPDIVEIIQYNLEKSGFDVIVAADGPAALEKARDETPDLIVLDLMLPGLEGTDVCRILKQDERTRSIPILMLTAKSEEIDRIIGLELGADDYVVKPFSPREIALRIRNILRRRSEPASPGPVRAGPLVIDVEGHHVSVSGGTVSLTATEFKLLAVLFQRRGRVQTREELLDVVWGYDYMGYGRTVDAHIKRLREKLGEAAGMVETVRGVGYRFAR from the coding sequence ATGCGCCAGACGATATTGGTCATAGACGACGAACCCGATATCGTGGAAATCATCCAGTACAACCTGGAGAAATCCGGCTTCGATGTCATCGTGGCGGCGGACGGCCCGGCCGCGCTCGAAAAAGCCCGCGACGAGACCCCTGATCTCATCGTGCTCGACCTCATGCTGCCCGGACTCGAAGGCACCGACGTATGCCGCATTCTGAAACAGGACGAACGCACGAGGTCCATACCCATCCTGATGCTGACCGCGAAAAGCGAGGAAATCGACCGGATCATCGGTCTTGAACTGGGGGCCGACGACTATGTGGTCAAACCCTTCAGTCCCCGGGAGATCGCCCTGCGCATCCGGAACATCCTGCGCCGCCGGTCCGAACCGGCATCCCCGGGCCCCGTCCGGGCGGGACCCCTGGTCATCGACGTGGAAGGCCACCACGTGTCCGTTTCGGGCGGCACGGTGTCCCTGACCGCCACCGAGTTCAAGCTGTTGGCCGTTCTCTTTCAGCGGCGCGGCAGGGTACAGACCCGGGAGGAGCTGCTCGACGTGGTCTGGGGGTATGACTACATGGGGTACGGACGCACCGTGGACGCACACATCAAGCGGTTGCGCGAGAAACTCGGCGAGGCCGCCGGCATGGTGGAAACGGTGCGGGGGGTCGGATACCGCTTCGCCAGGTAG
- a CDS encoding metal-dependent transcriptional regulator: MPTPATEDYLKAIYKLQENAETASTNAVADRMGVSAASVTNMMKRLSESGLVEHRPYQAIRLTDAGRKIALEIIRHHRLLEVYMAEALGFTWDQVDAEAERLEHVISEEFEDKIDAMLGYPTTDPHGSPIPTKDGAIATTNHKKLSDMETGRTVVVRRVTDTDPELLRYLAKLGLRPENTVEVLNKEPFEGPMLLRVAGEEHHVGRQVARTVLVESLPAGEGIDKGRADP; this comes from the coding sequence ATGCCCACACCAGCTACCGAAGACTACCTCAAAGCCATCTACAAGCTGCAGGAAAATGCCGAAACCGCGTCGACCAATGCCGTCGCGGACCGGATGGGTGTATCGGCCGCCTCCGTCACCAACATGATGAAGCGGCTGTCGGAGTCGGGACTGGTCGAGCATCGGCCGTACCAGGCGATCAGGCTGACCGACGCGGGCAGGAAGATTGCCCTCGAAATCATCCGCCACCACCGGTTGCTTGAGGTGTACATGGCGGAAGCGCTCGGGTTCACGTGGGACCAGGTGGACGCGGAGGCGGAACGGCTCGAACACGTGATCTCCGAAGAGTTCGAGGACAAGATCGACGCCATGCTGGGATACCCGACGACGGATCCTCACGGTTCGCCGATTCCGACGAAGGACGGGGCCATAGCCACCACGAACCACAAGAAGTTGTCCGACATGGAAACCGGCCGAACCGTAGTCGTCCGCCGCGTGACCGACACGGATCCGGAGCTGCTCCGGTACCTGGCGAAACTCGGCCTGCGGCCGGAAAACACCGTGGAGGTGCTGAATAAGGAGCCCTTCGAAGGCCCCATGCTCCTGCGCGTCGCCGGGGAGGAACACCACGTCGGTCGCCAGGTCGCCCGTACCGTCCTGGTTGAAAGCCTGCCGGCCGGCGAAGGGATCGACAAGGGGCGGGCAGACCCATGA
- a CDS encoding ATP-binding protein — translation MRFSLQTKILIGYVAFTLVVAGAVYIYLNTSLREDVSSHTREQLLNDARLIQSYLENAPLPSLSPETIDPIADRLGEQCGARVTVVRDDGVVAGDSSIPLSSIPLMENHGDRPEILEAIASGVGNSIRYSNTLETDMAYVAVPFRTEQASGVVRVALPLQQFRWIESHIWKIVLAALGIGLLLSFVLSWGTERLVSRPIERMTEVARRQAAGDLEVTASAPAHVELSSLAAALNEVAAQSRERLSQIREENAQLEAVLSGMAEGVLVTSAEGRILMVNPAFKRMMDVDAWCLNKRPIEVVRNHDLQSVVDAAIDTAPSLHEDTVFDLTLEWNQRIFQVHLTPVRIGEQLHGVVAVFHDMTELRRLEQVRKDFVANVSHELRTPLTSIKGYVETLLDGAMEDTAALHRFMTSIQHHADRLQALLEDLLQLSSIESGRYEVEFTSCRLDRVSERVAEIFAKQIDRKQLTLSLRFETDRPVRGDPELMERALSNLVDNAVKYTENGGSITIGTEEQGDEIVLSVADTGPGIPSEALPRIFERFFRVDRARSRALGGTGLGLAIVRHTMELLNGRAWVESRLGEGATFYLSLPAWIEDEPSEDEPSEDEPSEETEASESPTRAPGESVSETSTGGTT, via the coding sequence ATGCGATTTTCGCTACAGACAAAGATCCTGATCGGCTACGTCGCCTTTACCCTGGTGGTGGCGGGCGCCGTGTACATCTATCTGAACACGTCCCTCCGCGAGGATGTCAGCAGCCATACCCGCGAGCAGTTGCTCAATGACGCCCGCCTGATCCAGTCCTACCTGGAAAACGCCCCCCTTCCTTCGCTTTCACCAGAGACGATCGATCCGATCGCGGACCGCCTGGGCGAGCAGTGCGGCGCCCGGGTGACCGTGGTGCGGGACGACGGCGTCGTGGCCGGTGATTCTTCCATCCCCCTTTCTTCCATCCCCCTCATGGAGAACCACGGCGACCGGCCGGAGATCCTCGAAGCCATCGCGTCGGGAGTCGGTAACAGCATTCGCTACAGTAACACGCTGGAAACCGACATGGCCTACGTGGCGGTCCCCTTCCGGACCGAACAGGCCAGCGGCGTCGTGCGGGTCGCGCTGCCGCTGCAGCAATTCCGGTGGATCGAATCCCACATATGGAAAATCGTGCTTGCGGCCCTCGGCATCGGCCTCCTTTTAAGCTTCGTGCTGAGCTGGGGCACGGAGAGACTGGTCTCCCGCCCGATCGAACGCATGACGGAAGTCGCCCGGCGGCAGGCTGCCGGAGACCTCGAGGTCACCGCTTCCGCGCCGGCGCACGTCGAACTGTCCTCCCTGGCGGCCGCCCTGAACGAGGTGGCCGCGCAGTCCAGGGAAAGGCTTTCGCAGATCAGGGAAGAGAACGCCCAGCTCGAAGCGGTGCTGTCCGGTATGGCGGAGGGCGTACTGGTGACCTCCGCGGAAGGGCGGATCCTGATGGTCAATCCGGCGTTCAAGCGCATGATGGACGTGGACGCGTGGTGCCTGAACAAGCGTCCCATCGAGGTCGTGCGCAACCACGACCTGCAGAGCGTGGTGGACGCCGCGATCGATACGGCGCCGTCCCTGCACGAGGATACCGTGTTCGATCTGACCCTGGAATGGAACCAGCGCATCTTCCAGGTGCACCTGACCCCCGTACGCATCGGGGAGCAGCTCCACGGGGTGGTTGCCGTGTTCCACGACATGACCGAACTGCGCCGCCTGGAGCAGGTCCGGAAGGACTTCGTGGCCAACGTGTCGCACGAACTCAGGACGCCGCTGACCTCCATCAAGGGCTATGTGGAGACGTTGCTGGACGGCGCCATGGAGGATACCGCCGCGCTCCACCGCTTCATGACGTCCATCCAGCACCATGCCGACCGCCTGCAGGCGCTGCTCGAGGACCTGTTGCAACTGTCCAGCATAGAATCGGGCCGGTACGAGGTCGAATTCACGTCCTGCCGCCTGGACCGGGTTTCTGAACGGGTCGCCGAGATCTTCGCGAAGCAGATCGACCGCAAGCAGCTGACGCTCTCCCTGCGGTTCGAAACGGACAGACCGGTGCGCGGAGATCCCGAACTCATGGAACGGGCCCTGTCCAACCTGGTGGACAACGCCGTGAAATACACGGAGAATGGAGGATCGATCACCATCGGCACCGAGGAGCAGGGCGACGAGATCGTCCTTTCGGTCGCCGACACCGGACCGGGTATTCCGTCCGAGGCGCTTCCAAGGATCTTCGAACGGTTTTTCCGGGTTGACCGGGCGCGGTCCAGGGCCCTTGGCGGAACTGGCCTGGGCCTGGCGATCGTCCGGCACACCATGGAACTGCTTAACGGCCGGGCGTGGGTCGAGAGCAGGCTCGGCGAAGGCGCGACCTTCTACCTCTCCCTTCCCGCGTGGATCGAAGACGAGCCGTCCGAAGACGAGCCGTCCGAAGACGAGCCGTCCGAAGAGACCGAAGCGTCCGAAAGCCCCACCCGGGCACCGGGAGAATCGGTCAGCGAAACTTCAACGGGCGGAACCACTTAG
- the nth gene encoding endonuclease III, translating into MPTMKAQRERMAEVLDRLKKTYPDVGPALNFTTPFELLVATILSAQCTDKQVNVVTESLFRKYPSPSHYLDAAPEALEADIFTTGFYRNKAANIRKCCRSLVDNHGGEVPSAMEDLTNLAGVGRKTANVVRGNAFGIPGIAVDTHVKRLSGLLGFTKQADPDRIERDLMKFVPESDWTGLGHLLASHGRKTCVARRPKCDECVLSDLCPSAK; encoded by the coding sequence ATGCCGACCATGAAAGCACAGCGTGAACGCATGGCGGAGGTCCTGGACCGCCTGAAGAAGACCTACCCCGACGTGGGACCGGCATTGAATTTCACCACGCCTTTTGAACTGCTTGTCGCGACCATACTCTCGGCGCAGTGCACGGACAAGCAGGTAAACGTGGTCACGGAATCCCTCTTCAGGAAGTATCCGTCCCCCAGTCACTACCTGGACGCCGCGCCCGAAGCATTGGAAGCGGACATCTTCACCACGGGCTTCTACCGCAACAAGGCGGCCAATATCCGGAAATGCTGCCGGTCGTTGGTCGATAACCACGGCGGCGAGGTGCCTTCGGCCATGGAGGACTTGACGAATCTGGCCGGCGTGGGACGAAAGACCGCCAACGTCGTGCGCGGCAACGCCTTCGGGATTCCGGGGATCGCCGTGGACACCCACGTGAAACGCTTGTCCGGGCTCCTCGGGTTCACAAAACAGGCCGACCCCGACCGGATCGAGCGCGACCTGATGAAGTTTGTGCCGGAATCGGACTGGACCGGCCTGGGACACCTTCTGGCGTCCCACGGCAGGAAGACCTGCGTCGCCCGGCGTCCGAAATGCGACGAATGCGTCCTGAGCGATCTGTGCCCTTCGGCAAAGTAG
- a CDS encoding metal-dependent transcriptional regulator has translation MTGVIVLIVAGALFVPQYGLFWRIRRRRWLQSRQAVEDALAHLHQFQHDGRPASVESLSNTLGTSTKHTLVLVNRMAQLDLVVVTGQGMRLTAAGHRWALQIVRAHRLFERYLADETSVPREEIHARAHRLEHTVTEAQVDKMDADMGHPAFDPQGDPIPNAAGDMKEIESQKLVDWPEGVPALIVHIEDEPPEVYAQIIAEDLHPGMVITIMDMSPVRVVIGTPDAEHVLAPVVAANVSVREAPTDDLEPAGVPLTTLAHGETGRVVGLAPACQGLTRRRFQDLGLTPGARVERVMQSAFSDPTAYRVRNTMIALRREQSDLIRIERAPQKEQEIDA, from the coding sequence ATGACCGGTGTCATCGTGCTCATCGTAGCCGGCGCGCTCTTCGTGCCGCAGTACGGCCTGTTCTGGCGCATCCGGCGCCGGCGCTGGCTGCAGTCCCGCCAGGCCGTGGAGGACGCCCTCGCACATCTGCACCAGTTTCAGCATGACGGCCGCCCGGCATCCGTGGAGTCCCTTTCCAATACCCTGGGCACGTCGACGAAACACACGCTGGTCCTGGTCAACCGAATGGCGCAGCTGGACCTCGTGGTCGTGACGGGTCAGGGCATGCGGCTCACGGCGGCAGGCCATCGTTGGGCGCTCCAGATCGTACGGGCCCACCGGCTGTTCGAGCGGTATCTCGCCGATGAGACTTCGGTGCCCCGAGAAGAGATCCATGCCCGCGCCCACCGGCTGGAGCACACGGTGACCGAGGCGCAGGTCGACAAGATGGACGCCGACATGGGCCATCCCGCCTTCGATCCCCAGGGAGATCCGATCCCGAACGCCGCCGGCGACATGAAAGAGATCGAGAGCCAGAAACTCGTCGACTGGCCGGAGGGCGTCCCGGCTCTGATCGTGCATATCGAGGACGAACCGCCGGAAGTGTACGCCCAGATCATCGCCGAGGATCTCCATCCCGGAATGGTCATCACGATCATGGACATGTCGCCCGTGCGGGTAGTCATCGGCACGCCGGACGCCGAACATGTGCTTGCGCCGGTCGTCGCCGCGAACGTGTCCGTACGGGAGGCGCCCACCGATGACCTCGAACCGGCAGGCGTACCGCTCACCACGCTGGCGCACGGCGAGACGGGAAGGGTCGTCGGACTGGCGCCGGCCTGCCAGGGCCTGACCCGAAGGCGATTCCAGGACCTGGGCCTCACGCCCGGCGCACGCGTCGAGCGGGTCATGCAAAGCGCCTTCAGCGACCCCACGGCCTACCGGGTTCGGAATACGATGATCGCGCTGCGCCGTGAGCAGAGCGATCTGATCCGGATCGAAAGAGCACCGCAGAAGGAACAGGAGATCGACGCATGA
- the polX gene encoding DNA polymerase/3'-5' exonuclease PolX: MTNKQIGKVLSQIGSLLILQGENTFKTRAYANAARRVETLAEPVADMVIEDRLDKVPGLGASMVRHITELVRDGQSSYHQSLVQTVPGGFQEMLTIRGLGARKIRTIYDHLGIDTVGELEYACRENRLVKLDGFGAKTQERVLKGIDLIKRSRGFHLLDRALKEAKSLADDLLRHPDVWRAEVAGDVRRRMEVIRETDLVVGHPDPEGIKPILHRFGEVQAQDDRDVTVIGPSGLPVRIHCVPDETFAVTLYHWTGSEGHRTKIARHADDRGITITDRHVIRDRAVIPCPDESVIYDLLGLQFVPPELREGGEEVAMAAENRLPELPSKADILGVIHNHTSYSDGMHSLREMAEGARARGYGYIAVCDHSRTAAYAQGLSIERVMEQQEEIDELNARYDDFRILKGIESDILPDGSLDYPDEVLATFDLVVASVHSIFNMSEADMTERMVKAIRNPHTTILGHPTGRLLLARDGYPVDVARLIDEAVAHNVAVEVNANPHRLDLDWRHLDYGMTRGARFSIGPDAHHVDELDYVEYGLSMVRKGGVTPDRLLNSLTAEELIGLKAGRLSTTAN; this comes from the coding sequence ATGACCAACAAACAGATCGGCAAGGTGCTCAGCCAGATCGGTTCGCTTCTGATCCTGCAGGGCGAGAATACCTTCAAGACCCGTGCCTACGCAAACGCCGCGCGCCGCGTGGAGACCCTCGCCGAACCGGTTGCGGACATGGTGATCGAAGACCGGCTGGACAAGGTCCCCGGCCTGGGCGCCTCCATGGTGCGCCACATCACCGAACTCGTCCGTGACGGGCAGTCGAGCTATCATCAGTCCCTCGTTCAAACGGTGCCGGGCGGGTTCCAGGAAATGCTCACCATCAGGGGCCTCGGCGCGCGGAAGATCCGAACGATCTACGACCATCTCGGCATCGATACCGTGGGGGAACTGGAATACGCCTGCCGGGAGAACCGGCTCGTCAAGCTGGACGGGTTCGGTGCCAAGACCCAGGAGCGTGTGCTCAAGGGGATCGACCTGATCAAGCGGTCGCGCGGGTTCCATCTCCTGGACCGGGCGTTGAAGGAGGCGAAGTCCCTGGCGGACGACCTGCTCCGCCACCCAGACGTCTGGCGCGCCGAGGTCGCCGGAGACGTCAGGCGCAGGATGGAAGTCATCCGTGAGACCGACCTCGTCGTGGGCCATCCCGACCCGGAGGGGATCAAGCCCATCCTGCATCGTTTCGGCGAGGTACAGGCGCAGGATGACCGTGACGTTACCGTCATCGGACCATCCGGGCTGCCCGTTCGGATCCACTGCGTTCCGGACGAAACCTTCGCCGTCACGCTGTATCACTGGACGGGCAGCGAAGGCCACCGAACGAAGATCGCCCGGCACGCCGACGACCGGGGGATCACCATCACCGACCGGCACGTCATTCGCGACCGCGCCGTGATCCCCTGTCCCGACGAATCCGTGATCTATGACCTGCTCGGCCTTCAGTTCGTACCCCCGGAACTGCGGGAAGGGGGCGAAGAGGTCGCCATGGCCGCGGAGAACCGGTTGCCGGAACTGCCGTCGAAGGCGGATATCCTCGGCGTGATCCACAACCATACTTCCTACAGCGACGGGATGCACAGCCTCCGGGAAATGGCCGAGGGCGCCCGTGCGCGGGGGTACGGCTACATCGCGGTTTGCGACCACAGCCGGACCGCGGCCTATGCCCAGGGACTGAGCATCGAACGGGTCATGGAGCAGCAGGAGGAAATCGACGAGCTAAACGCCCGGTACGACGACTTCCGCATCCTGAAGGGTATAGAGTCCGACATCCTCCCCGACGGGAGCCTGGACTACCCGGACGAGGTCCTGGCCACCTTCGACCTGGTCGTGGCTTCCGTACACTCCATATTCAACATGTCCGAAGCGGATATGACAGAACGCATGGTCAAGGCGATCCGGAATCCGCACACGACCATTCTGGGACACCCCACGGGCCGGCTGTTGCTGGCCCGGGACGGCTATCCCGTGGACGTAGCCCGCCTCATCGACGAAGCGGTGGCCCACAACGTCGCCGTAGAAGTCAACGCGAATCCCCACCGTCTCGACCTGGACTGGCGACATCTCGATTACGGCATGACCCGGGGCGCCCGTTTCAGTATCGGGCCCGACGCCCATCACGTGGACGAACTGGACTACGTGGAATACGGACTTTCCATGGTCCGCAAGGGAGGCGTGACGCCCGATCGACTCCTGAACAGCCTGACGGCGGAAGAGCTGATCGGGCTGAAGGCCGGGCGTCTCAGTACGACGGCGAATTAA